The Raphanus sativus cultivar WK10039 chromosome 2, ASM80110v3, whole genome shotgun sequence genome includes a region encoding these proteins:
- the LOC108833818 gene encoding wall-associated receptor kinase-like 22, which produces MRRPKNKTVTRRSKKKKKMKRVRLYFSILLLTLFIFNVPSLLTTAQKLDPSSSSCKRTCGGISIPFPFGIGPKHCYLNDWYEVVCNTTTTTTSSVSAPFLSKINRELVSITLRNSMSSSHGVVHVKSPVTSSGCSKGDEKPPPPPLNLAGGGSPYFITQSNRLVSVGCGTRALVTGIESQIIGCESSCDRNKSRLGLDNICGGYRCCQAMITADRPQTIGVDLESSVVGNNATTLCKVAFLTNETYSPANVTEPEQISSNGFSVIELGWYFDASDHRLVNPVGCFNLTDAKYYTSAPSCVCEYGSLSGFGYSSCFCNDIGYSGNPYLPGGCIDINECEGELGRGCIGQTCVNVPGSFRCEPKKTEKIKPVILGLVIGLALLFLVLGIWGFIKFVKKRRKIIQKRNFFKRNGGLLLKQQLSTSEGGNVEASRIFTSKELEKATDSFNKNRVLGQGGQGTVYKGMLVDGQIVAVKRSKVLDKDKVEEFINEVRVLSQINHRNIVKLMGCCLETEVPILVYEHIPNGDLFKRLHNGSDDYTMTWEVRVRIAVEIAGALAYLHSAASTPVYHRDVKTSNILLDEKYRAKVSDFGTSRSISIDQTHLTTHVAGTFGYLDPEYFQTSQFTDKSDVYSFGIVLVELITGEKPYSVVRLEENRGLASHFIEAMKENRVLDIVDSRIKEECKPEQVLAMAKLARRCLSLKGKKRPSMREVSTEIETIRSSPQDLEVTIEEEEDEEEEMSMEINIDDSWSVDMTAPASLFDSSPKLDVRPLVPQRTWS; this is translated from the exons ATGAGGAGACCAAAAAACAAGACAGTCACcagaagaagcaaaaaaaaaaaaaaaatgaagagagTGAGACTTTACTTTAGTATTCTACTACTAACTCTGTTCATCTTCAATGTCCCTTCTCTGTTAACAACAGCTCAAAAACTTGACCCTTCTTCAAGTTCATGTAAACGTACCTGTGGAGGAATCTCGATTCCTTTCCCGTTCGGTATCGGACCAAAACACTGTTATCTCAACGACTGGTACGAGGTTGTCTgtaacaccaccaccaccaccacctcctccgtCTCCGCTCCGTTCCTATCTAAGATCAACAGAGAACTAGTGAGCATCACTCTTCGAAATAGCATGAGCAGTTCCCACGGCGTCGTTCACGTCAAATCTCCGGTGACTTCCTCCGGCTGTTCTAAAGGAGACGAaaagcctcctcctcctcctttaaaCCTCGCCGGTGGAGGAAGCCCCTATTTCATCACCCAGTCGAATCGTCTCGTCTCAGTGGGTTGCGGCACGAGAGCACTGGTGACGGGCATCGAATCTCAGATCATAGGATGCGAGTCGAGCTGCGACAGGAACAAGAGTCGCCTAGGCCTAGACAATATCTGCGGTGGTTACAGATGCTGTCAGGCGATGATCACGGCGGATAGACCTCAGACGATCGGCGTTGACTTAGAAAGCTCCGTTGTTGGTAACAACGCAACAACTCTTTGTAAAGTCGCTTTCTTGACGAACGAGACTTACTCTCCGGCGAACGTTACCGAGCCGGAGCAAATTTCTAGTAATGGGTTTAGTGTGATCGAGCTAGGATGGTACTTTGATGCATCAGATCATCGGTTAGTGAATCCAGTGGGTTGTTTTAATTTGACGGATGCAAAGTATTACACGAGCGCACCGAGCTGTGTTTGCGAGTATGGTAGCTTATCTGGGTTTGGTTACAGTAGCTGTTTCTGCAATGACATTGGTTACAGTGGGAATCCTTATCTTCCTGGTGGATGTATTG ACATTAATGAATGTGAGGGAGAATTAGGACGAGGCTGTATAGGACAAACTTGTGTGAATGTCCCTGGATCGTTTAGGTGCGAGccaaagaaaacagagaagatcaagCCTGTGATTTTAG GTCTTGTTATAGGTTTGGCATTGTTGTTCTTGGTTCTAGGGATATGGGGATTCATCAAATTCGtcaaaaagagaaggaagattATCCAAAAGAGGAACTTCTTTAAACGTAATGGAGGTTTATTGTTGAAACAACAACTAAGTACATCAGAAGGAGGTAATGTGGAGGCGTCTAGGATATTCACCTCGAAAGAGCTGGAGAAAGCGACCGATAGCTTCAACAAGAACCGGGTTCTTGGACAGGGAGGTCAAGGCACTGTCTACAAAGGAATGTTAGTAGATGGGCAAATCGTAGCTGTGAAAAGATCTAAAGTTTTGGACAAAGACAAAGTGGAGGAGTTCATCAACGAGGTTCGTGTTCTCTCGCAAATTAACCATAGAAACATCGTGAAACTCATGGGGTGTTGTCTGGAGACAGAGGTTCCTATCTTGGTTTATGAGCATATTCCAAACGGAGACCTATTCAAAAGGCTACATAATGGTTCTGATGATTACACAATGACTTGGGAAGTGCGTGTGCGAATTGCCGTGGAGATTGCAGGAGCACTTGCTTACTTGCACTCGGCTGCTTCTACTCCGGTCTATCACAGAGATGTCAAGACCTCAAACATACTTCTGGATGAGAAGTATCGAGCCAAGGTGTCGGATTTTGGTACTTCGAGATCTATAAGCATAGATCAGACACACTTGACAACTCATGTTGCAGGTACTTTTGGATACTTGGATCCAGAGTACTTTCAAACTAGCCAGTTCACAGATAAAAGTGATGTTTATAGTTTTGGTATTGTCTTGGTTGAGCTTATAACCGGAGAAAAGCCGTATTCTGTTGTGCGGCTTGAAGAAAACAGAGGGCTTGCATCACATTTCATCGAGGCCATGAAAGAGAACAGAGTTCTTGATATCGTTGATTCTCGGATCAAAGAAGAGTGCAAACCGGAACAAGTATTGGCTATGGCTAAACTTGCAAGGAGGTGTTTAAGTCTAAAAGGGAAGAAGCGTCCAAGTATGAGAGAGGTTTCCACTGAGATTGAGACGATCCGTTCATCACCTCAAGATTTAGAGGTGACtatcgaagaagaagaggatgaagaagaagaaatgtcAATGGAAATTAACATAGATGATTCTTGGAGTGTGGACATGACTGCTCCAGCatctctctttgattcatcACCCAAGTTAGATGTTAGACCACTGGTTCCTCAACGAACATGGTCATGA